The nucleotide sequence GATTTGCATTTTGTACCCTTTTCCTGAAATTATGAGTCATGGATGATGTCCCTGCATTTAAGTTATCTCGTGGCTAAGAAGGTGCTAATTTATATCTCAGCAGGTTAAATCATGGATCATGGTTATTGGACGCCATATCAACCAGCATTCTTGGCTACTGCCTTCCAAAATTCTTCCTTATTGTCACCTGGTTGGTTTCTTCCATGCTCGTGTCTCTCCGCACGGTTGCCTCTTGCAGTGCTGGAGACATGGTTTGAGAAACCCAGACACTAAGATGAACAAATCCTATGAAAGACGCTAAGGTACTGTAGCAGCATCGACGAAATCCAAATTTGGACTGCTGATTAtgtttgatgaaatttaaatataaataaatgggatCTAAATCTGAACCTTGAGGGTAAAAATAAGTGAGATTAAATTACTATggtacaaataaatgaaattgtgatataaatattaaaacttgaaaatttatatcTGACATTGTAATctttaaaaatacatttctGTCTGGAAGATGGAACCAACCCTTCCACTTCACCAGTTTCAAGCCAATAAGTTAATTTCAGGTGTACTGTCAGACCATCAGACTCAAGTGATCTCATTTTACGTAGACACGATGGCATGAATTGTTTTCACAATCAGTCACGTCTGCCGTGCCCAGCAAGGTACGGCCAGTTAACTGACTacaaaattgggttttggatggTTCTCACTTCCAAGTTTGCAGCTCGCACTAGATGAAAACAAAACCAAGCGTATAACACAATCACACAGGACAATAGGACCTTCAAATTTaagttcattattattttatcaagtTCCAAAATGTTTGCAAACAGAGGTTAATAGAATAATGTAACCATGAGATAATACAGAAGTGAACTCTAGCGCAACAGAGCGGCGTACGGAACCAGACTTGGTTGTCTAGATCATAGACATCTTACCGGACAAACTGGGGAATTGGGTCTGTCTCCATTTGCATAATTCATGTCATGGTAAGAATGCTGTTTGACAGAAGGGTGTGTCCGGGAAGCAACTGCATTTTCTATATATACCTACGCCTCTGAAGGATTTATAGAATCATATTCAGAACATCATCATTACAAGATTTTTCTTCACTTGCTAAACCATGGCATTAGAAAGTAAAATCATCTGTATCACATTGCTAATTATGGGGATTTGGGCTTCTCAAGCCTTGTCCCGAACATTGCACGAAGTTTCTATGTCTGAGAGGCATGAGGACTGGATGGGTCTTTATGGGCGCACATACAAGGACATTGCAGAGAAGGAAAGGCGTTTCAAGATATTCAAGGAAAATGTGGAGTACATAGAATCCGTCAACAGTGCTGGGAATCGACGTTACAAGCTGAGCATAAACGAATTTGCAGACCAAACAAATGAAGAATTCAAGGCCTCTCGCAATGGATACAAGATGTCTTCCCGTCCAAGGTCATCAGAAATTACTTCATTTAGGTACGAAAATGTAGCAGCCGTGCCATCTAGCATGGACTGGAGGAAGAAAGGGGCTGTTACTCCCATTAAGGACCAAGGCCAATGTGGTAAGGCCCAACTATCCTCCTTGTTTCTTCTCATGTAAAATGGTATATTTACTTTGTTTCCTAGCTAACTTGTCCTTCTCCCCCGAAAAAAAGGGTGTTGCTGGGCATTTTCTGCAGTGGCAGCTATGGAAGGGGTAACCCAGCTCAAAACCGGGAAGCTAATCTCATTGTCTGAGCAAGAACTAGTAGACTGCGACACAAGCGGTGAAGATCAGGGGTGTGGGGGTGGTCTCATGGACAGCGCATTTGAATTTATCATAGGCAACGGAGGCCTCACAACTGAAGCAAACTACCCTTACAAGGGAGTAGATGCAACATGCAACAAGGAAAAGGCAGCCTCCAGTGCGGCCAAGATCAAGAACTATGAAGATGTGCCTGCCAACAGCGAGGCAGCACTGCTCAAGGCCGTGGCCCAGCATCCTGTTTCTGTTGCCATTGATGCTGGTGGCTCCGACTTCCAGTTTTACTCGAGTGGGGTGTTCACAGGACAGTGTGGAACTGAGCTGGACCATGGTGTTACTGCAGTTGGATATGGGAAAACCGATGATGGTACCAAATACTGGTTGGTTAAGAATTCGTGGGGCACGGGATGGGGCGAGGATGGATACATATGGATGGAAAGGGACATTGGTGCTGATGAAGGTCTTTGTGGGATTGCCATGGAAGCATCATATCCGACTGCTTAATTAGGATATGGGTGAATCATCATTTTGGGTTCCCCCTCACTCTCATCTATTTCTCCTTGCTTGCAAGAATGCATCTGCTCTGTTACTTGTTCTTGGTTGTGTGAAATATATATGGCTGTATACTGTTGTGGTTTGTATATGCATTCCTCAACTTCATTAATGAAACTGCTTATCACCTTTCTTTTCATCTGCAAGTCTACTCCAACCAAGCTCAGAAAATTTTCAGTTcaagtttaaattttataaggTTTATTGAAGGATCTCATCTTTTGTAAACGAGCTTTAATAGTCATTTTGTAGCCCATATGGGatagcttttattttttatttttaacaaaatcaaaGGGGAAACCAAAGTCATTAGTTCAAATGACAATATTCATATCGTAcaaattttatgtatatataaactttttgtATAAGCCAAAACAGAGCTTCTTTGATAAGTAATATTCTTAACTTTCatactaaaagtatttttagttgtaagttttttgaataaaattagcTAATAGGACaaatatatattcattaatGAAATTACTTATcacctttcttttcatttgcaAATCTACTCTAACCAAGCTCTGAAAAATTTCAGTTCAAGTTTAAATATTGTGGTCTATTCAACGATACCATCTTTtgtaaacaaattttagaagTCATTTTATATCCCATATGGGATAgcttttatttttcacttttaactAAGGAGTAAAAGTTGAAATCAAAGTCATTAGTTTAAATGATAATATTgatattgtaaaaattttattgaatataattttcatttttatttttttgtataagcCAAAACAAAACTTCTTTGAGAAATAATATTCTTAACTtcatattaaagtttttttttttagttatgggttttttgaataaaattagcTAATAGGACaaagaaattttaaacttaaaaaaaaaagaagaaaagaagctatatatatatatatagagagagagagagagagagagagagattaatATGGAAGTTaagaaaatagttataaaaaataatttttgaaaaccattttatgatgttttatataacaaaaatggAAGTTaagaaaatagttataaaacataatttttgaaaaccgtTCTCCAATGTGCTCTTaatttactttctattttttaaaatgtattttaaaaatgacttttatatataatactttatttttaatcattttttatatttatataattatttttttaaaatagtcatcaaaaaggtaaaaaaataaaataaaagatatcaCATCAAAATACTATGTTCtttttatgaacaaaattttgttttctaatttttgattGTCAAATGTGTGTAAGTTATGTTTCTTATAAAAGCTTTATGATTTGTATAAGAAGTTcattcatgtttaataaaacttctATAGTACGAATATGATCCtttgaaaattgtaatttagGTTTTGGTTTCAATGTcctctcaaaataaaaaatagaaagttatCCTAAACTAGTATAAGTTAATTAATAagaattttagtaattttaatcTTAATATAAAGTTATTTGTTTGCATGACACTACATATATACTATTTAAAACATactaattataatatttgaaaataattttctaatatagtcaatcaatttgataattcttTTTGAGAAACAATATTCTTAACTTTCatattaaagtattttttagttatgggttttttgaataaaattagcTAATAGGACAAAGAAAttttaaacttcaaaaaaaaaaagaagctatatatatatatatagagagagagagagagagagagagagagagagagagagagagagagagagagagagagagagagagagagagagagagagagagagagagagagagattaatATAGAAGTTAAGACCattctttaatgttttgtataacaaaaatatgttgAAACTTCAAATGTTCTTaatttactttctattttttaaaatgtattttaaaaatgacttttatatataatactttatttttaatcattttttatatttatataattattttttaaaaatagtcataaaaaaggtaaaaaaataaaataaaagatatcaCATCAAAATACTATGTTctttttatgaacaaaaatttgttttctaatttttattgttaaatgtGTATAAGTTATGTTTCAAGCTCTATGATTTGTATAAGAAGTTcattcatgtttaataaaactttaataGTACGAATATGACCCtttgaaaattgtaatttagGTTTTGGTTTTAATGTCatgtcaaaataaaaaatagaaagttatCCTGAACGAGTATAAGTTAATTAATAagaattttagtaattttaatcttaatacaaagttatttgttttcatgacactacatatataatatttaaaacatactaattataataattaaaaataattttttaatatagttaatcaatttgataattcttttaacaaattttagtatattttataaatataatatgttgTCAAGTATTCAACTTcaattaaataacttttttttcatCCTCGTATCAATATTTAGTATTTAGTttcaaagttaaattattaGCGTGGATTATATTATTGacaaatattcttttgtattcaAAAGTggtacaaaattatttaaatataattaataatttacaaaatttataatttatatatatatcaatatttcTATTGATATCATTATTTAATAAGCATCCATATGCTTGAGCTTgatgatttttaaagaaattgttGATAGTAGCCCCGGTCACCTGGGCTGCTGCATGGGGAGTTGGGCTTCTGAAGCCACCTCCCGCCCACTGCATGAAGCTTCCATGTATGAGAGGCATGAGCAATGGATGGCTCGTTACAGTCGCAATTACAAGGATGATGCGGAGGAGGAGAGGCGTTTTAATGTTCAAGGACAATGTGGACTTTATCCAAACTTTCGACACTGCAGGGAATATGCCTAACAAGCTAGGTGTCAATGCACTTGCTGACATGACCCATGAAGAATTCAGAGCCTCTgataatacattcaaaattccCCCCAACTCTAGGACTTCGATCGGAAACAACATCATTCAGGCACCAGAATGTCACCAGAATTCCATC is from Vitis riparia cultivar Riparia Gloire de Montpellier isolate 1030 chromosome 10, EGFV_Vit.rip_1.0, whole genome shotgun sequence and encodes:
- the LOC117923643 gene encoding senescence-specific cysteine protease SAG39-like, translating into MALESKIICITLLIMGIWASQALSRTLHEVSMSERHEDWMGLYGRTYKDIAEKERRFKIFKENVEYIESVNSAGNRRYKLSINEFADQTNEEFKASRNGYKMSSRPRSSEITSFRYENVAAVPSSMDWRKKGAVTPIKDQGQCGCCWAFSAVAAMEGVTQLKTGKLISLSEQELVDCDTSGEDQGCGGGLMDSAFEFIIGNGGLTTEANYPYKGVDATCNKEKAASSAAKIKNYEDVPANSEAALLKAVAQHPVSVAIDAGGSDFQFYSSGVFTGQCGTELDHGVTAVGYGKTDDGTKYWLVKNSWGTGWGEDGYIWMERDIGADEGLCGIAMEASYPTA